Proteins encoded within one genomic window of Humulus lupulus chromosome 1, drHumLupu1.1, whole genome shotgun sequence:
- the LOC133798644 gene encoding uncharacterized protein LOC133798644 produces the protein MALTLKEGIFFSLSHHNLAISNIRGHGYNGASNMRGEWNGLQDLICNECPYAYYIHYLAHCLQLALVAASREVTPVHHFFSNLVFIINIASASCKRNDELKEPQVVKPATKTANDEIESGRGLNQIGTLKRAGDTRWEKFYVDDFSKQKLVVHLRIELQHFELDIPNHPESQNLSSIYELCQGLVKTKKATVYPLTDRLLRLVLTLPVSTTTTERAFSIMKIIKTKLRNKMEDNFLSDCLTVCIEKEIAAKFSSDSIIIDDFASMKNRRVQLTFNNIN, from the exons ATGGCATTGACTTTGAAAGAAGgtatatttttttctctttctcaTCATAATTTAGCTATTTCTAACATACGGGGACATGGGTACAATGGAGCTAGTAACATGAGAGGTGAATGGAATGGCTTGCAAGATTTAATTTGTAATGAATGTCCATATGCATATTACATCCATTATTTAGCCCATTGCCTCCAACTTGCTTTAGTTGCTGCTTCTCGAGAAGTAACTCCagttcatcattttttctctaaCTTGGTTTTCATTATCAATATTGCTAGTGCATCTTGCAAGCGTAATGATGAACTCAAGGAGCCTCAAGTTGTTAAACCTGCTACTAAGACTGCTAATGACGAAATTGAATCAGGGAGAGGGCTCAATCAAATTGGCACCTTAAAGCGAGCTGGAGATACTCGCTGGG AGAAGTTCTATGTTGATGATTTTTCAAAGCAGAAGTTGGTGGTACATCTAAGAATTGAGCTTCAACATTTTGAGCTTGACATTCCAAATCATCCTGAATCGCAAAATTTATCTAGTATTTATGAATTATGTCAAGGCTTAGTGAAAACAAAAAAAGCCACTGTATATCCTCTTACTGACAGGTTACTTAGGCTTGTTCTTACTCTTCCTGTATCAACAACAACTACAGAGCGAGCATTTTCAATCATGAAAATTATCAAGACAAAGCTTAGAAACAAGATGGAAGACAATTTTTTGAGTGATTGCTTAACAGTTTGTATTGAGAAAGAAATTGCTGCAAAATTTAGTAGTGACTCCATTATTATAGATGATTTTGCATCTATGAAGAATCGTAGAGTGCAACttacttttaataacataaattgA